A genomic region of Alistipes megaguti contains the following coding sequences:
- a CDS encoding fimbrillin family protein translates to MKRWTTLLLLPLLAACSKAPEVATDPAAQTIEVAIGSGPRLDITTQSATRTTLDEEGTQVKWQTGDQLALWAVNSASQRVIEAATFSLYHYNASYNSASFRGSIPALAEDTYSYYAVSPVPAATDGLQVSYDIPAVQDGTFHGEWDVMVAKPVTGEALREHDRKDANGISDNSDIVNLQFAHKIHVLKITLPKNDLGEPITEIELTFPTAVTGRLTVDASNPEADATLSGGSKTLTLRFAEPKDAGDVVYAMIAPVTLEEGQQISILAVGESSESESRTFAPASADRTFAAGHTTPINYNVPGLGRMFTRLNFRLDEAGANTLGEEIDSFTVTAPEGWVFEDGTRSRTFQVSGTGDYLVRFRDYPNQTAETSGFQVTYDSEHALLTETFTLPAVTPETLNQVAAFRVPYLFEEDFSGVEQTIESENTELLTNYNLADWGGSRYSMAPGRLACAVWVASSTEGIFGGSHCGRLDSPVLPLKKSANIKVSYNIGGTQVTGAAFFGTSYWVSVCQFGTETNPASFPISGEENTPTNLIETFRPATGASMTGSLPTPKEYTINAEVGTRLSWRCSYEMESSTGSSPTLTRKTLYLYLDDIKVSIAQ, encoded by the coding sequence ATGAAACGTTGGACAACCCTGCTGCTCCTGCCGCTTCTGGCCGCCTGTTCGAAGGCCCCGGAGGTCGCGACGGATCCGGCAGCACAAACCATCGAGGTCGCCATCGGTTCGGGTCCGCGGCTCGACATCACCACTCAGTCCGCCACCCGCACCACGCTGGACGAGGAGGGCACGCAGGTGAAATGGCAAACAGGTGACCAACTCGCACTCTGGGCCGTGAACTCCGCCTCGCAGCGCGTGATCGAAGCCGCCACCTTCAGTCTCTACCACTACAACGCCTCCTACAATTCGGCCAGCTTCCGGGGCTCGATTCCCGCCCTGGCCGAGGATACCTATTCCTATTATGCCGTTTCGCCCGTCCCGGCCGCAACCGATGGTCTGCAGGTCTCGTACGACATTCCGGCCGTACAGGACGGAACGTTCCACGGCGAGTGGGACGTGATGGTGGCCAAGCCCGTCACGGGAGAGGCCCTGCGCGAACACGACCGCAAGGATGCAAACGGCATCAGCGACAATTCGGATATCGTCAACCTGCAATTCGCCCACAAGATCCACGTGCTGAAAATCACGCTGCCGAAGAACGATCTGGGCGAGCCGATCACGGAGATCGAGCTGACCTTCCCGACGGCCGTTACGGGCCGTCTGACGGTCGATGCCTCGAATCCGGAGGCCGACGCCACGTTGAGCGGCGGAAGCAAGACGCTCACGCTGCGTTTTGCCGAACCGAAGGATGCCGGCGACGTGGTCTATGCCATGATCGCCCCCGTGACACTCGAAGAGGGACAACAGATTTCGATTCTGGCCGTCGGTGAGAGCAGCGAATCGGAGTCGCGGACCTTCGCACCCGCCAGCGCCGACCGCACCTTTGCCGCCGGCCACACCACCCCGATCAACTACAATGTCCCGGGGCTCGGGCGCATGTTCACCCGGCTGAATTTCCGGCTGGACGAGGCGGGAGCCAACACGCTGGGCGAAGAGATCGACTCCTTCACGGTCACGGCTCCCGAAGGGTGGGTCTTCGAGGACGGCACCCGCAGCCGGACCTTCCAGGTCTCGGGAACGGGCGACTACCTGGTCCGCTTCCGCGACTACCCCAACCAGACGGCCGAAACATCCGGATTCCAGGTGACGTACGATTCGGAGCACGCCCTTCTGACCGAAACATTCACGCTGCCGGCCGTCACCCCCGAGACGCTGAATCAGGTCGCCGCGTTCCGCGTGCCCTACCTCTTCGAGGAGGACTTCAGCGGTGTCGAACAAACCATCGAAAGCGAAAATACGGAACTGCTGACAAACTACAACCTTGCAGACTGGGGCGGTTCCCGCTATTCAATGGCTCCCGGCAGATTGGCCTGCGCCGTTTGGGTGGCATCAAGCACGGAGGGAATCTTCGGAGGATCACACTGCGGAAGACTCGATTCTCCGGTACTGCCGCTCAAAAAGAGCGCCAACATCAAGGTCTCATACAACATCGGAGGCACCCAGGTCACCGGTGCGGCATTCTTTGGCACGTCCTACTGGGTTTCCGTCTGCCAGTTCGGAACGGAGACCAATCCGGCCTCCTTCCCGATCTCCGGAGAAGAAAACACTCCGACCAATCTGATTGAGACATTCCGCCCGGCCACCGGAGCCAGCATGACGGGCTCGCTGCCAACACCCAAAGAGTATACAATAAATGCCGAGGTGGGAACCCGTCTGAGTTGGAGGTGCAGTTATGAGATGGAATCCAGTACAGGTTCCTCGCCCACGTTGACCCGGAAAACCCTCTATCTGTATCTCGATGACATCAAAGTATCCATCGCCCAATAA
- a CDS encoding DUF4493 domain-containing protein — MKNYLFTLLASAAVVAGGCSKDESPASADGYGTLRILCTPDAAITTRAEIATSPVPEAGEFALRITGTDYDHSWTSVTEFNEAQPLLPTGEYTAEVSFGDPAAEGAGKPCYHGTKTIQILPRKSISEQIEARIVNSQVTVTSTEAFRTYFHDAVFTVTTSAGNRFTFKPGAGTQDEAVFVAAGTRLTLTGEAMLQSQTGTAFDRPYTFPEQTLEQTVARTRHTFCFDARDNGSATVTINLYDEYLDERTFEVELNDDSQKDPNA, encoded by the coding sequence ATGAAAAACTACCTGTTCACATTGTTGGCATCGGCGGCCGTCGTGGCCGGAGGATGCTCCAAAGACGAATCACCGGCATCGGCCGACGGATACGGAACCCTCCGGATCCTCTGCACGCCCGATGCCGCCATCACGACCCGCGCCGAAATCGCCACCTCGCCCGTACCCGAGGCCGGAGAGTTCGCCCTGCGCATCACCGGAACGGACTACGACCACTCGTGGACGAGCGTTACGGAGTTCAACGAGGCGCAGCCGCTTCTGCCGACCGGCGAATACACCGCCGAGGTCTCCTTCGGCGACCCTGCGGCCGAAGGGGCCGGCAAGCCCTGCTACCACGGAACAAAAACCATCCAGATTCTCCCGCGCAAAAGCATCTCGGAACAGATCGAGGCCCGCATCGTCAATTCGCAGGTGACGGTCACCTCGACCGAGGCGTTCCGCACCTACTTCCACGACGCCGTCTTCACCGTCACCACGTCGGCCGGCAACCGCTTCACCTTCAAGCCGGGGGCCGGGACACAGGACGAGGCGGTCTTCGTGGCAGCCGGCACACGGCTCACCCTCACCGGTGAGGCCATGCTCCAGAGCCAGACCGGCACGGCCTTCGACCGTCCGTACACCTTTCCCGAGCAGACCCTCGAACAGACCGTCGCCCGCACGCGTCACACCTTCTGTTTCGACGCCCGCGACAACGGCAGTGCCACGGTGACGATCAACCTCTACGACGAATACCTCGACGAACGCACCTTCGAGGTCGAACTGAACGACGATTCCCAAAAAGATCCCAACGCATGA